The following proteins are encoded in a genomic region of Desulfosporosinus youngiae DSM 17734:
- a CDS encoding phage tail sheath family protein gives MAAGTWVAQNKVRPGVYVNFKSEPQALGSLGERGIVSIPLALSWGEPNKVITIEAGEDTSTKLGYSIVDPKLLLINEALKRAQKLLLYRLNAGTKATATAGNLTVTAKWGGVRGNDISLVIQENIDDDTKFDISTLVDGVEQDLQTVANIAGLTVNDWVVFSGTGALAETAGAPLTGGADGTVTNQAYIDYLAAVEIYDFNTLALPSTDNTLKATFAAFCKRLRDDEGKKIQVVLENYSIADYEGVISVKNGVVLSTGATLMAAQATAWVAGATAGAEVNESLTYQAYDDAVDVAPRYTNTQIIAALKAGEFLFTASDNRALVEQDINTLTSFTVDKGKAFHKNRVIRVLDGINNDLVSIFSEFYIGKVNNNDDGRNLLKNECVNYMETLQGINAIQNFDSQTDLTVIAGNEADAVLIEAYTMPVDSVERIYLLVKVR, from the coding sequence ATGGCAGCAGGCACGTGGGTTGCACAAAATAAAGTGCGGCCAGGGGTTTATGTAAACTTTAAGTCAGAACCTCAAGCGCTGGGAAGCCTTGGGGAACGTGGCATAGTTTCGATTCCACTAGCGTTGAGCTGGGGCGAACCCAATAAGGTAATCACTATTGAGGCAGGGGAAGACACGTCCACTAAGTTGGGTTACAGTATCGTTGATCCTAAATTACTCTTGATTAACGAAGCCCTGAAACGAGCCCAAAAACTCCTCCTGTATAGGCTTAACGCCGGGACGAAGGCAACGGCTACAGCTGGCAATCTTACGGTTACCGCTAAATGGGGCGGGGTCCGCGGGAATGACATTTCCCTGGTCATTCAGGAAAATATTGATGATGATACAAAGTTTGATATATCCACCCTAGTGGATGGGGTTGAACAGGACCTGCAAACGGTAGCCAATATTGCCGGGCTCACCGTAAATGACTGGGTTGTCTTTTCGGGCACCGGAGCTTTAGCAGAAACGGCTGGCGCACCTCTTACCGGCGGGGCAGACGGCACAGTCACCAATCAGGCTTATATCGATTATCTGGCCGCAGTGGAGATTTACGACTTTAATACTCTGGCCTTGCCTTCGACAGACAACACCCTTAAAGCAACCTTCGCAGCTTTCTGCAAACGGCTCCGGGATGATGAGGGCAAAAAGATCCAGGTTGTCCTGGAAAACTATTCGATAGCTGATTATGAAGGCGTGATCAGCGTCAAGAATGGCGTAGTGCTTTCAACTGGGGCAACCCTTATGGCAGCACAGGCAACGGCCTGGGTAGCCGGTGCCACAGCGGGAGCTGAGGTCAACGAGTCGTTAACCTACCAAGCCTATGACGATGCCGTAGATGTGGCTCCCAGGTACACGAATACCCAGATCATTGCAGCGTTAAAAGCCGGGGAGTTTTTGTTCACGGCCAGCGACAACCGGGCGCTAGTCGAGCAGGATATTAATACCCTGACAAGCTTCACGGTGGACAAGGGCAAGGCTTTCCATAAAAACCGGGTCATCCGGGTCTTAGATGGCATCAACAATGATTTAGTGAGCATCTTTTCAGAGTTTTATATCGGGAAGGTCAATAACAATGATGACGGCAGGAACCTGCTCAAGAATGAATGTGTGAACTACATGGAAACTCTGCAGGGGATTAATGCCATCCAGAACTTTGACTCACAGACTGACCTGACTGTCATTGCGGGTAACGAAGCTGACGCTGTTCTTATTGAAGCCTACACAATGCCAGTGGATAGCGTAGAGCGTATATACCTCTTGGTAAAAGTGAGGTGA
- a CDS encoding minor capsid protein, with amino-acid sequence MKPAEYWQKRFEQLAQSQFDKADEYTKALRKEYDRAIRSIQRDIEVFYQRYADNNGIVDLAEAKRQLNAKELKEFRWTLEEFMEKAKDNADGRWTQQLDNAYYRTRVSRFEALQMQINQQVEMLAGSKQQGTGDLLGSAYTDTYYRTLFEIQSGTGIGVSFARVDHKGLETVLKAKLDGANWSQRIWNDRDKLKQELYTKLSQSFIRGDSIDRTTQDLAKRMNVSYSKAYRLVQTETAFFVEQATMNSYSESGVVDRYEFLATLELGTKKGGTCEICQGLDGKVFKISEQEIGINNPPIHCHCRCTTVPYFDDDEGIGERIARDPKTRETYTVSENMTYPEWYKKHVVDKYGQGQTEIMQKKAANVYSDQEQYARYKKILGKDAPKTFDDFRDLKYTEAEKWGTLKADYRKLNAYDKIIAKEPGITKDLKEVSEATKTEMVGLDYRIKSKESYLRKVNMDSKESLSPQVIDNTISGTNDVIRYTYQAPHSKLVGQYAVVNEALAKKGYSLVKLKNTWPVKANPYKGINCTYQSPNGQKFEVQYHTPESFKLKNGEMHSLYEKWRLMKNKADPEAVKLSRQMNELSKNLKVPDGIETLR; translated from the coding sequence ATGAAGCCGGCAGAGTATTGGCAGAAGCGTTTTGAGCAGCTGGCCCAAAGTCAATTTGACAAGGCGGATGAGTATACAAAAGCCCTTCGCAAAGAATACGATCGGGCTATTCGATCTATCCAGCGTGACATAGAAGTTTTCTACCAGCGCTATGCCGATAACAATGGCATTGTCGATCTGGCCGAAGCAAAGCGGCAACTCAACGCTAAGGAGCTAAAGGAGTTTCGATGGACACTTGAAGAATTCATGGAAAAGGCCAAAGATAATGCGGACGGTCGCTGGACGCAACAGCTAGACAATGCATACTACCGTACCCGGGTCAGCCGTTTTGAAGCCCTACAAATGCAGATCAATCAACAAGTCGAGATGCTGGCCGGGAGTAAGCAGCAGGGTACCGGGGATCTCTTGGGTAGCGCCTATACTGACACGTATTACCGAACCCTTTTTGAGATTCAGTCAGGCACAGGCATAGGAGTCTCTTTTGCTCGTGTAGACCATAAAGGTCTGGAAACGGTCCTTAAAGCCAAGCTTGATGGAGCGAACTGGTCACAACGGATATGGAACGATCGAGACAAGCTGAAGCAAGAGTTGTACACCAAGCTATCTCAATCATTTATTCGTGGTGATAGCATTGACCGAACGACTCAGGATCTGGCCAAGAGAATGAATGTGTCCTACTCAAAGGCTTACCGACTGGTGCAGACAGAGACAGCATTTTTTGTTGAGCAGGCCACAATGAACAGCTATAGTGAAAGCGGTGTTGTTGATCGGTATGAATTTCTAGCAACGCTAGAACTTGGAACCAAAAAGGGAGGCACATGTGAAATCTGTCAAGGACTTGACGGGAAAGTCTTTAAGATATCTGAGCAGGAAATTGGTATAAATAATCCGCCAATTCATTGCCATTGTCGTTGTACAACAGTCCCCTATTTCGACGATGATGAAGGTATCGGCGAGAGAATAGCCCGGGACCCGAAGACACGAGAAACCTATACCGTTTCTGAAAATATGACTTATCCTGAATGGTACAAGAAGCATGTTGTAGATAAGTATGGTCAAGGCCAAACTGAGATTATGCAGAAAAAGGCTGCTAATGTCTACTCGGATCAAGAGCAGTACGCTCGTTATAAAAAGATTCTCGGCAAAGATGCGCCGAAAACCTTTGATGACTTCAGGGATTTGAAGTATACTGAAGCTGAGAAGTGGGGCACCCTTAAGGCGGATTACCGAAAGCTGAATGCTTACGATAAGATTATTGCCAAGGAACCGGGCATAACCAAGGACTTGAAAGAAGTCTCTGAAGCTACTAAAACTGAAATGGTTGGGCTTGATTATCGGATCAAAAGCAAAGAATCCTACTTGCGCAAGGTCAACATGGATAGTAAGGAGAGCTTGAGCCCTCAGGTTATTGACAATACTATCTCAGGGACTAACGATGTGATCCGCTATACTTATCAGGCTCCCCATAGTAAGTTGGTAGGTCAATATGCCGTGGTGAATGAGGCGCTGGCTAAGAAAGGTTATTCTCTCGTAAAACTCAAGAACACCTGGCCGGTTAAGGCGAATCCCTACAAGGGCATTAACTGCACTTACCAATCTCCAAATGGGCAAAAGTTTGAGGTTCAGTATCATACACCGGAAAGCTTTAAGCTCAAAAATGGAGAGATGCACAGCCTGTATGAAAAATGGAGGCTCATGAAGAACAAGGCTGATCCCGAAGCCGTGAAGCTCTCAAGGCAGATGAATGAGCTATCCAAGAATCTTAAAGTCCCGGATGGAATAGAAACGCTGAGGTGA
- a CDS encoding phage scaffolding protein — MTKEQFVALGLSEEQAEKAAQASQEELKGYIPKVRFDEVNEAKKKSEEALKERDGQLADLKKSAGDNETLKGQIEQLQKDNKKKEEEYQAKLRDMSISTAIKLSVAGDAHDPDLISTLLDKTKIEVNEDGAIKSGLDDQLKALRESKAFLFVEKKDPADPQFKGAQPHESKRHKSGDGQVNPWKKETFNLTEQGRLLRDNPDLAKQLQAIAKQ; from the coding sequence ATGACTAAAGAACAATTTGTCGCTTTAGGGTTGAGCGAAGAGCAAGCAGAGAAAGCCGCTCAGGCATCTCAGGAAGAGCTCAAAGGATATATTCCCAAGGTTCGTTTTGACGAGGTCAACGAGGCAAAAAAGAAATCCGAAGAAGCGTTGAAGGAACGGGATGGGCAGCTGGCCGATCTAAAGAAGTCTGCCGGAGACAACGAAACCCTTAAAGGTCAAATTGAGCAGCTTCAAAAAGACAATAAGAAAAAGGAGGAAGAGTACCAGGCGAAGCTGCGGGACATGTCCATCTCGACGGCAATCAAGCTTTCTGTGGCCGGTGATGCTCACGACCCGGATTTAATTTCCACACTCCTTGATAAAACTAAAATTGAGGTTAATGAGGATGGGGCTATTAAGTCAGGATTAGACGATCAACTCAAAGCCCTGCGGGAAAGCAAGGCTTTTTTGTTTGTCGAGAAGAAGGATCCGGCAGACCCCCAATTCAAAGGGGCTCAACCTCATGAAAGTAAGAGGCATAAAAGCGGAGATGGTCAGGTCAATCCATGGAAGAAGGAAACCTTTAATTTGACGGAGCAAGGCCGACTCCTGCGGGATAATCCCGATCTAGCAAAGCAACTCCAGGCTATAGCTAAACAATAA
- a CDS encoding putative metallopeptidase — MNEICSECFKNKECETTCAAFKALYRLWDEQNEKDKTILIRNLKRRMGIRDAEPSRKLRLLATKIINRYPEFNFIREWNIKIGYVISQERKSGEKITFADCRKVQEVFKAYLPFDFIITFYERNTSFLNENQLKILMLHELRHITMGERGLKLRPHDIEDFKAILDEYGLDWNDFGKELPDILGGD, encoded by the coding sequence ATGAATGAAATATGCAGTGAGTGTTTCAAAAATAAAGAATGTGAAACCACTTGTGCCGCCTTCAAGGCTCTATATCGTCTTTGGGATGAGCAGAACGAGAAAGATAAAACAATTCTTATCCGGAACCTAAAAAGGCGAATGGGAATCCGTGATGCTGAGCCCAGCAGGAAATTGAGGTTACTTGCTACTAAAATCATAAATCGGTATCCTGAATTTAATTTTATCCGTGAGTGGAACATCAAAATAGGCTATGTGATTAGTCAGGAGCGTAAGAGTGGCGAGAAGATAACATTCGCCGATTGCAGGAAAGTGCAGGAAGTTTTTAAAGCTTACCTGCCATTTGATTTTATCATCACATTTTATGAGCGAAATACGAGTTTCTTAAACGAGAACCAACTGAAGATTTTGATGTTACATGAACTGCGGCACATTACAATGGGAGAACGAGGGCTTAAATTAAGGCCTCATGACATAGAAGATTTTAAGGCAATTTTAGACGAGTACGGACTTGATTGGAATGACTTCGGGAAGGAGTTACCGGACATTTTAGGAGGTGATTGA
- a CDS encoding phBC6A51 family helix-turn-helix protein, whose protein sequence is MNEHLQNLTDYEPTEKERNLLEVLVNPEYRMKSITDVCKLAKCSRPVYYEAFSKPGFVRLYEQRSREVVKQALGPVLNTFVREALRGSFQHGKVILEMAGVYTDNVNISANIGVQIIDDIGGGDDDGDDSSTDTG, encoded by the coding sequence ATGAATGAGCACTTACAAAACTTAACAGATTACGAGCCCACTGAAAAGGAACGTAATCTGCTTGAGGTATTGGTAAATCCAGAATACAGAATGAAGTCAATCACTGATGTTTGTAAACTAGCAAAATGCTCACGCCCAGTCTACTACGAAGCTTTTTCGAAACCCGGATTTGTAAGGTTATACGAGCAAAGATCAAGAGAAGTAGTTAAGCAGGCTCTTGGCCCGGTACTCAACACGTTTGTTCGTGAGGCATTACGGGGAAGCTTTCAGCACGGTAAGGTCATTTTGGAGATGGCTGGGGTTTATACAGATAACGTTAACATTAGCGCAAATATTGGCGTCCAGATCATAGACGATATCGGCGGCGGTGACGATGATGGCGATGACAGCAGCACCGACACAGGTTAA
- a CDS encoding DUF2188 domain-containing protein, translated as MGKNQWVSPRGNGKWGVHGEGNERDTKQFENKKDAIDYGKAIAKNQGSELIIQGGNGRIQSKDSYGKDPNPPKDTEH; from the coding sequence ATGGGCAAAAATCAATGGGTGTCGCCCAGAGGTAATGGAAAATGGGGCGTTCATGGCGAAGGTAACGAGCGCGATACTAAACAATTTGAAAACAAAAAAGATGCCATTGACTATGGCAAAGCCATTGCCAAGAATCAGGGCTCAGAATTAATTATTCAAGGCGGAAACGGTAGAATTCAGTCAAAAGACAGCTACGGCAAGGACCCCAATCCTCCCAAAGATACCGAGCACTAA
- a CDS encoding DNA-packaging protein, which translates to MDSLIKDYIEELGWRILHYCNLLDIPNSLKFTWVSMTIDAVRIDLPHVDEISDTVGGSEAVKIGDTQVSPGRGDGVSNTSKDVIDKVVLNYRIDLNRYRKLRW; encoded by the coding sequence ATGGATAGCTTAATAAAAGATTACATTGAAGAACTCGGATGGCGAATTTTGCATTATTGCAACCTTTTAGATATCCCGAACTCTTTAAAATTCACCTGGGTATCGATGACTATTGACGCTGTCCGGATTGACCTTCCCCATGTGGATGAAATCTCCGATACGGTCGGCGGCTCTGAAGCCGTGAAAATTGGAGATACACAGGTAAGCCCCGGAAGAGGAGACGGGGTGTCTAATACTTCGAAGGATGTCATAGACAAAGTAGTCCTGAATTACCGCATCGATCTGAACCGATACCGGAAGCTGAGGTGGTAG
- a CDS encoding phage portal protein: protein MPISENERIATIIKAGSRTAMSLEQIIKLEISEWKASEELGWMYVGQRYYANNPDILRRKRLVIGEGGQLVEDKNLANNKLVHNFLKKLVKQKVGYLLSKPLSIQTDNTAYQELLQKYFNKAFLQALKNLGKEAIIKGKAWLHIYYNDQGLLSLKRIPAEEIIPLWRDAEHTMLDALIRIYEVETYLGITKTIVTKVEFWDTSGVKRYILSDDQLTPDFEQGEWDSHFKLLVNKAEDGKPREKLYNWERIPFICFKYNDDEVPLIKDVKSLVDDYDKRKSSNSNDLDDLPNSIYVIKDYDGTDLGEFRHNLSVYRAVKVTGDGGLETRSLEINTEAYKNHMEMDRKDIYEFGRGVDTQSDKFGNSPSGIALKFLYSDLDMDANDFEAEFQAGLEQLRWFIDQHIANTARQDFSEETVDFILNRDILMNETDTITNAKNSVGIISDETVISNHPWVTDAKDELKRVKEEREESLSDYPGLGGENNVGKDDGSED from the coding sequence ATGCCAATCTCAGAGAATGAGCGCATAGCCACAATAATTAAAGCTGGATCCCGGACGGCGATGAGCCTTGAGCAAATCATTAAGCTAGAGATTAGCGAATGGAAGGCATCAGAAGAATTAGGTTGGATGTACGTCGGGCAGAGGTATTATGCCAATAATCCGGATATCCTACGACGAAAGCGCTTGGTGATCGGCGAAGGCGGTCAATTGGTTGAGGATAAGAATTTAGCAAACAATAAGCTTGTTCATAACTTCCTAAAGAAGCTGGTAAAGCAGAAAGTCGGGTACCTTTTATCCAAGCCTCTATCTATTCAGACAGATAACACGGCATACCAAGAGCTTTTGCAGAAGTATTTTAACAAGGCCTTTCTACAAGCACTCAAGAACTTGGGTAAAGAGGCCATTATCAAGGGAAAAGCGTGGCTCCACATCTATTACAATGACCAGGGACTTCTTTCGCTTAAGCGAATCCCTGCAGAGGAGATCATCCCCCTTTGGCGTGATGCTGAACATACGATGCTTGATGCCCTGATACGGATCTATGAAGTAGAAACGTACCTCGGGATTACCAAAACGATTGTAACTAAAGTAGAGTTTTGGGATACCAGTGGCGTGAAGAGATATATTCTGTCCGATGATCAGCTTACACCCGATTTTGAACAGGGGGAATGGGATAGCCATTTCAAACTCCTAGTTAATAAAGCTGAAGATGGAAAGCCCAGGGAAAAGCTTTACAACTGGGAGCGCATTCCCTTTATTTGTTTTAAGTACAACGATGATGAGGTTCCTTTGATTAAAGATGTTAAGTCTCTCGTTGATGATTATGACAAGCGAAAATCAAGCAATTCCAACGATCTTGACGATTTGCCCAATAGTATTTATGTGATCAAAGATTATGATGGTACAGATCTGGGCGAATTCCGGCATAACTTGTCCGTATATCGGGCTGTTAAGGTCACGGGGGATGGCGGGCTAGAGACCCGGAGCCTGGAAATCAATACTGAGGCCTACAAAAATCACATGGAGATGGACCGGAAGGATATTTACGAATTCGGACGCGGTGTGGACACCCAGTCTGACAAATTTGGGAATAGCCCTTCCGGTATTGCTTTAAAGTTCCTTTATTCGGACTTGGACATGGATGCTAACGATTTTGAGGCGGAATTCCAGGCCGGATTGGAGCAATTGAGATGGTTTATTGATCAGCATATCGCTAATACAGCAAGGCAGGATTTCTCGGAGGAAACCGTTGATTTTATCCTAAATCGCGACATCTTGATGAACGAAACGGATACGATCACGAATGCTAAGAATAGCGTGGGGATTATCTCTGATGAGACGGTCATATCAAATCATCCCTGGGTAACGGATGCCAAGGATGAATTAAAACGGGTTAAAGAAGAGAGAGAAGAAAGCCTTAGCGATTATCCGGGATTAGGGGGTGAGAATAATGTTGGAAAAGATGACGGAAGCGAAGATTAA
- a CDS encoding major capsid protein, with amino-acid sequence MPATRIADVIVPEVFNPYLIQRTAELSALVQSGIVVPDSQLDELAATGGTILNMPFWNDLTGDSEILSDTTPLSVNHIVAAKDMSRLHTRGKAWGANDLAKALSGDDPLRAIADLVAAWWNRDRQKMLFSTLKGVFATPSMAGNKHDISGAAGSAAVISATTTVDAQQKLGDAADKLTAFSMHSAVYSKLLKDQLIEWQKDPVTGAAFAAYLGKRVLVDDGHPNAAGVYTTYLFGPGAIGFGNGAAPVPTETDRDSLQGDDILVNRQHFILHPRGVKWTEDSVTGVSPTNAELETPDNWERVYENKNIRIVQFVHKIA; translated from the coding sequence ATGCCAGCAACACGTATAGCGGACGTGATCGTCCCCGAAGTATTTAACCCTTATTTAATTCAACGCACAGCAGAACTTTCGGCCTTGGTGCAATCTGGGATTGTTGTTCCGGATTCGCAATTGGACGAACTTGCGGCAACCGGAGGAACCATCCTTAATATGCCGTTCTGGAACGACCTAACAGGTGACTCTGAAATCCTTAGCGATACAACCCCTTTATCGGTAAATCACATTGTCGCTGCCAAAGATATGTCTCGATTGCATACCAGGGGCAAAGCGTGGGGGGCCAACGACCTTGCCAAAGCTCTGTCTGGGGACGATCCCCTTCGGGCTATTGCTGATCTTGTGGCGGCATGGTGGAACAGGGATCGCCAGAAAATGCTGTTCAGTACATTGAAAGGTGTATTTGCAACGCCTAGTATGGCCGGCAACAAGCATGACATTTCCGGAGCTGCCGGCTCTGCTGCCGTCATTAGCGCAACCACGACCGTTGACGCCCAACAGAAGCTTGGAGACGCCGCCGACAAGCTTACAGCCTTCTCTATGCACAGCGCCGTTTACAGTAAACTGCTGAAGGACCAGTTGATTGAATGGCAGAAAGACCCTGTGACCGGCGCTGCTTTTGCCGCTTACCTGGGCAAGCGGGTTCTCGTGGACGATGGACACCCCAATGCAGCCGGTGTCTACACTACTTACCTGTTTGGACCAGGGGCGATCGGTTTTGGCAATGGGGCTGCACCAGTACCCACGGAAACGGATCGCGACAGCCTGCAGGGCGACGATATTCTTGTCAACCGGCAGCATTTTATCCTGCACCCACGGGGCGTAAAATGGACGGAGGATTCAGTGACAGGGGTATCCCCCACTAACGCAGAGTTGGAAACCCCGGATAATTGGGAGAGAGTATATGAGAATAAGAATATCCGTATAGTTCAGTTTGTCCATAAGATAGCGTAA
- a CDS encoding phage tail terminator family protein, giving the protein MADRQGDDDVITVNLVRDSVMSALDQHFPEIKVHGEEIRQGFKKPCFFVKLFPASQDQLLGRRYQRSHSFDIHYFDGSNEDLHDMAEQLYDKMELISADGGPIRGTGMRHEVVDGVLHFFVNYNFHVQRSVEPDPLMQTMEQEGYVRG; this is encoded by the coding sequence ATGGCCGACCGCCAAGGAGATGATGACGTGATTACGGTAAACTTGGTTCGGGATAGCGTCATGTCGGCACTGGATCAGCATTTCCCGGAGATAAAAGTACATGGCGAGGAAATTAGGCAGGGCTTCAAAAAGCCTTGTTTTTTTGTAAAGCTCTTTCCAGCGTCACAGGATCAGCTCCTTGGCCGGCGGTACCAACGTAGTCATTCGTTCGATATCCACTACTTTGATGGGAGCAATGAGGATCTGCATGACATGGCAGAGCAGCTGTACGACAAAATGGAATTGATTAGCGCAGATGGCGGCCCTATCCGAGGCACGGGAATGCGCCATGAGGTTGTTGACGGAGTGCTTCACTTTTTTGTCAACTATAACTTCCATGTACAGCGCAGCGTTGAGCCGGATCCGCTTATGCAAACCATGGAACAGGAGGGGTATGTACGTGGTTAA
- a CDS encoding HK97 gp10 family phage protein yields MARWGSFRFEEFERLAKSFQKALDERVMERFIREFLSEMAMRSLRKIKMRMLADHGDLRRKWQVGNVSRTGDAYVIEIFNNLEYASFVEYGFRAHWVPGHWEGNKFIYDRSVIHLTKEAKAAYKERYGSLGMYVGKRKIGWVSGKFMMTISMQEIERELPKYLERKQIQILEQIMNGRPPRR; encoded by the coding sequence ATGGCTCGCTGGGGAAGTTTTCGCTTCGAGGAATTCGAGAGATTAGCAAAATCATTCCAAAAAGCCCTAGATGAGCGCGTGATGGAACGGTTCATCAGGGAGTTCCTGTCGGAGATGGCTATGCGCTCTCTACGAAAGATTAAGATGCGGATGCTGGCAGACCACGGTGACCTCCGCCGAAAATGGCAGGTTGGGAATGTTTCTCGAACAGGTGACGCTTATGTCATAGAGATTTTTAATAATCTAGAGTATGCTTCATTCGTGGAATACGGCTTTCGGGCGCATTGGGTACCGGGGCACTGGGAAGGCAACAAATTTATCTATGACCGATCAGTGATACACCTGACCAAAGAGGCAAAGGCAGCTTATAAGGAAAGATATGGCTCTTTAGGCATGTATGTGGGTAAAAGGAAAATCGGTTGGGTCAGTGGCAAATTCATGATGACCATCTCCATGCAGGAGATTGAACGGGAGCTGCCCAAGTACCTCGAACGCAAGCAAATCCAGATCCTAGAGCAAATAATGAATGGCCGACCGCCAAGGAGATGA
- a CDS encoding PBSX family phage terminase large subunit, protein MMAMTAAPTQVKLSEIVTSKFQSFWKASNSHKYLRHVLKGGRGSAKSTHIALKLIKDMMKYPVTTLCIRKVGRTLNESVFEQLKEAIELLGVSAYWKETKNPLQLTYLSRGNKIIFRGADDPLKIKSIKVAKFPIAFMWIEELAEFKTEDEVSTIENSVLRAELPDGLFYAFYYSYNPPKRKQSWVNKKYESQFIPANTYIHHSSYLENPYISKAFKEEAEGVKYKGKLDSDGISLKYKWEYLGKAIGSGVVPFDNLVFRTITDAEMKTFDNIRQGIDWGYGVDAFSFGRWHLDKTRRILYAMDELHGVKISNREAADWIKKKGYENDMIIADSAEPKSIDEMKGYGIRIKGAKKGPGSVEYGEKWLDDLEEIVIDPVRTPKTAKEFEDIDYMVDPDGNPKAKLEETNNHSIDQARYACEGDMKKPGVSF, encoded by the coding sequence ATGATGGCGATGACAGCAGCACCGACACAGGTTAAGCTTTCCGAAATTGTCACGTCGAAGTTTCAATCCTTCTGGAAAGCCTCCAATTCTCATAAATACCTTCGCCATGTGCTCAAAGGTGGTCGCGGGTCCGCGAAGTCCACCCACATTGCTTTAAAGCTGATCAAGGATATGATGAAGTACCCGGTCACAACTTTGTGCATCAGGAAAGTAGGTCGAACCCTCAATGAGTCTGTATTTGAGCAGCTTAAGGAAGCTATAGAACTTTTAGGCGTATCGGCTTACTGGAAGGAAACAAAGAACCCGCTGCAACTGACCTACCTCTCCCGAGGAAATAAGATCATTTTCCGAGGGGCCGATGATCCGTTAAAAATTAAATCGATCAAGGTGGCCAAATTCCCGATAGCTTTTATGTGGATTGAGGAGTTAGCAGAATTTAAAACTGAAGACGAGGTCTCCACCATCGAAAATTCTGTCCTTCGCGCAGAGTTGCCGGATGGTCTTTTTTATGCCTTTTATTATTCCTACAACCCACCAAAGCGAAAGCAAAGCTGGGTGAACAAAAAGTATGAGTCCCAGTTTATCCCGGCCAATACTTATATCCATCATTCCAGTTATCTGGAGAATCCTTATATATCCAAGGCCTTCAAGGAAGAAGCCGAAGGGGTTAAATATAAAGGTAAGCTGGACAGTGACGGCATCTCGTTGAAGTACAAGTGGGAATATCTCGGGAAAGCCATTGGCTCTGGCGTTGTTCCCTTCGATAACCTGGTGTTCAGGACCATAACAGATGCCGAGATGAAGACCTTTGACAATATCCGGCAAGGGATTGACTGGGGTTATGGCGTGGATGCGTTTTCCTTTGGCCGGTGGCACTTGGATAAAACCCGCCGGATCCTTTACGCCATGGATGAGTTGCACGGGGTGAAGATTAGCAACCGGGAAGCAGCAGATTGGATCAAGAAAAAAGGTTATGAGAATGACATGATCATTGCGGATAGCGCAGAGCCCAAGAGTATCGACGAAATGAAGGGCTACGGGATCCGGATTAAAGGGGCCAAGAAAGGTCCAGGGTCAGTGGAATACGGTGAGAAGTGGCTTGATGATCTGGAGGAGATTGTGATCGACCCCGTAAGGACGCCTAAGACGGCAAAAGAGTTCGAGGATATTGATTACATGGTCGATCCCGACGGAAATCCCAAGGCGAAGCTTGAAGAGACGAATAACCACAGCATTGATCAGGCCCGCTATGCTTGTGAAGGCGACATGAAGAAACCTGGGGTGTCATTCTAA
- a CDS encoding phage tail tube protein gives MAFMKSEDVITGKQARAFATINGQVEELFYAKSIEATIEKTKTDVPILGRMNVAKKSTGWSGSGTLTVYYVTSLFRSLMLKYIKTGKDFYFDLQITNEDTTSSIGKQTTVLKNCNLDSVIIASFDASSDDAIEEELPFTFEDADILDKFK, from the coding sequence ATGGCCTTTATGAAATCGGAAGATGTCATCACAGGGAAGCAAGCCCGGGCCTTTGCGACGATCAATGGTCAAGTAGAAGAGTTGTTCTACGCTAAGTCCATTGAAGCTACGATTGAAAAGACCAAAACCGATGTCCCCATTCTGGGGAGAATGAATGTTGCCAAGAAATCTACGGGTTGGTCAGGCAGTGGGACGTTGACGGTTTATTACGTTACAAGCTTGTTCAGGTCCTTAATGCTGAAGTATATCAAGACGGGCAAGGATTTTTATTTCGACCTGCAGATTACCAATGAGGATACGACCTCAAGCATCGGGAAACAGACGACTGTTCTTAAAAACTGCAACCTGGACAGTGTCATCATTGCATCGTTCGATGCAAGCAGCGATGATGCTATCGAAGAGGAGCTGCCATTTACCTTTGAGGATGCGGATATCCTGGATAAGTTTAAATAA